In Anopheles gambiae chromosome 2, idAnoGambNW_F1_1, whole genome shotgun sequence, a single window of DNA contains:
- the LOC1273390 gene encoding voltage-dependent calcium channel type A subunit alpha-1 isoform X1 — protein MIGSVGGRHMSTRRRGSSPMVRLGNNLNLQLEPPDGPNTPRVSPRRRRAVTTSDHKSCALIQTRLKLGDIMLAAAQEAALAGQTSNGTQFGRKGGHYLADRMGGPSSQGGQPLAGGGPTSLFILSEDNIIRKYTRFIIEWPPFEYAVLLTIIANCVVLALEEHLPHGDKTILAQKLEKTEAYFLGIFCVEASLKILALGFVMHKHSYLRNIWNIMDFFVVVTGFITLFPQKGPEVDLRTLRAIRVLRPLKLVSGIPSLQVVLKSIIKAMAPLLQIGLLVLFAIVIFAIIGLEFYSGALHRSCYSLEDISQIVKEGEFPTPCNADNDTIAPTGAYVCNSSDSTCIEQWEGPNFGITSFDNIGFAMLTVFQCITMEGWTAILYWTNDALGSTFNWIYFVPLIVLGSFFMLNLVLGVLSGEFAKEREKVENRQEFLKLRRQQQLEKELNGYVEWICKAEEVILAEERTTEEERLHIMEARRRAAAKRKKLKNLGKSKSTDTEEDDPDEDCGDDVFVPKRKKGKGYLKAKVKTQGKCKGFWRAEKRFRFWIRHTVKTQWFYWFVIVLVFFNTVCVAVEHYGQPNWLTQFLYYAEYVFLGLFMMEMWIKMYALGPRIYFESSFNRFDCVVISGSIFEVVWSEVKGGSFGLSVLRALRLLRIFKVTKYWSSLRNLVISLLNSMRSIISLLFLLFLFILIFALLGMQLFGGQFNLPDGTPPTNFNTFPIALLTVFQILTGEDWNEVMYQGIESQGGHKKGMIYSLYFIILVLFGNYTLLNVFLAIAVDNLANAQELTAAEEEQLEENKEKQQMELDKEMEALHMQNDGSPPRVEVSSPSPTRGNGSGGSTKSKKKDEEKEEDDDEIPDGPKPMLPYSSMFVLSPTNPIRCGAHWVVNLRYFDFFIMVVISLSSIALAAEDPVEEDSPRNKILNFFDYAFTGVFTIEMLLKIVDLGVILHPGSYLREFWNVMDAVVVICAAVSFGFDMTGSSAGQNLSTIKSLRVLRVLRPLKTIKRVPKLKAVFDCVVNSLKNVINILIVYILFQFIFAVIAVQLFNGKFFYCTDDSKHTSEECKGHFFVYDGADQLPRREPREWKTQSFHYDNVATAMLTLFAVQTGEGWPQVLQNSMAATYEDKGPIQNFRIEMSIFYIVYFIVFPFFFVNIFVALIIITFQEQGEAELQDGEIDKNQKSCIDFTIGARPLERYMPNKRNSFKYKVWRIVVSTPFEYFIMMLIVFNTLLLMMKYHNQGKEFEKSLKYLNMGFTGMFSVETILKIIGFGVKFHDAPTTLIDILSFMNLVFTFFFLLETIMKLIAYGCKNFFKDPWNIFDFITVIGSIIDALVLELGENSFNVGFLRLFRAARLIKLLRQGYTIRILLWTFVQSFKALPYVCLLIAMLFFIYAIIGMQVFGNIELDPESSITRHNNFRSFVQGLMLLFRCATGESWPNIMLACLKGRPCDPRANKPNETCGSTLAYAYFVSFIFFCSFLMLNLFVAVIMDNFDYLTRDSSILGAHHLDEFVRIWAEYDPNATGKIHYTEMYDMLKNMDPPLGFGNKCPNRLAYKKLIRMNMPLDAEGKVAFTTTLFALIRENLNIKMRTAEEMDQADAELRHTISHIWPLQAKKMLDLLVPLNEELNAGKLTVGKIYAGLLILESWRNTKFGQVESDLPGIEASINSPTARQPKPSLFSTILDMAVMEKTGGSRTGSLSLENGEGVSSQTHLLYGHGANGNGTAGDGSGGGAGGAGAGGGAGVGGLGAGLGSGHDSTLDLHGSSLASLARRTTMRKRSFRNRKELQDVSRQPSLESLTPADGHLHPGHAYHNGHRRSPSLRRESPLVRTPSPRKRHQQHEIGFSDTVSNVVEIQKEEHRRGRHHFGYAHRHNRGSWSASTSPARSPSPSRFGVHSSAQHRSSKDRSKNHLVHQPYDTTILCERSRSPSPAQLLQELRDRDQARRKYRNGMGSSGSHVQHSYPVLVTRRQGHGRRLPPTPCKPSTLQLKQTNINFPKLNASPTHTGHSSHNTPHSVHSLPQSREFLREPRERDHDRDLYYRERDRERDRERFRNSRERSHEDYSVRYEFRDRERELYEREREIEREFEREFERMEHSVPLSYEQALAMGRTGGRVLPSPILNGYKPKGALHSRHSDSDDEDWC, from the exons gTTGGCTGCAGCTCAAGAAGCGGCGCTCGCAGGTCAGACCTCGAACGGGACTCAGTTCGGACGCAAAGGAGGCCACTATTTAGCTGATAGAATGGGTGGCCCCAGCAGTCAAGGGGGTCAGCCTCTGGCTGGAGGCGGACCCACCTCGCTCTTTATTTTATCAGAGGACAACATCATTAGGAA ATACACACGGTTCATCATTGAATGGCCTCCGTTCGAGTACGCTGTGCTGCTGACAATCATTGCCAATTGCGTGGTATTGGCTCTGGAGGAGCACTTACCTCATGGAGACAAGACGATACTTGCTCAGAAGCTGGAAAAAACGGAAGCATATTTTTTGGGCATCTTCTGCGTCGAAGCATCACTGAAGATCCTCGCCTTAGGGTTTGTTATGCACAAACACTCCTACCTCAGGAACATATGGAACATAATGGATTTTTTCGTCGTAGTTACGGG ATTCATCACATTGTTCCCCCAAAAGGGACCGGAAGTAGATCTGAGAACACTAAGGGCGATCCGTGTGTTAAGGCCCTTAAAATTAGTTTCTGGAATTCCTA GTTTACAAGTAGTCTTAAAATCAATCATCAAAGCCATGGCGCCCTTGCTGCAGATAGGATTGTTGGTCTTGTTTGCAATTGTTATCTTTGCAATCATAGGCTTAGAGTTTTACTCCGGTGCGCTACACAGGAGCTGTTATAGCTTAGAGGATATCT CTCAAATCGTGAAGGAGGGCGAATTCCCGACGCCTTGCAATGCAGATAACGACACGATAGCACCGACCGGTGCGTACGTCTGCAACAGCAGCGACAGCACGTGCATCGAGCAGTGGGAAGGGCCCAACTTCGGTATTACCAGCTTCGATAATATTGGGTTCGCCATGCTGACCGTCTTTCAGTGCATCACGATGGAGGGCTGGACGGCAATCCTGTACTGG ACCAACGATGCGCTCGGGTCAACGTTTAATTGGATCTACTTCGTGCCGCTCATCGTGCTGGGATCCTTTTTCATGCTTAATCTAGTTCTCGGTGTGCTCAGCGG AGAGTTTGCGAAGGAGAGGGAAAAGGTAGAAAACCGCCAAGAGTTTCTGAAGCTACGTAGGCAACAGCAGCTAGAAAAAGAGCTAAACGGCTACGTCGAGTGGATTTGTAAAGCGG aGGAGGTGATCCTGGCCGAGGAGCGCACTACCGAGGAGGAACGGTTGCACATTATGGAAG CTCGCCGGCGTGCAGCGGCCAAGCGGAAAAAGCTGAAAAATCTCGGCAAATCCAAATCCACCGACACCGAGGAGGACGACCCGGACGAAGATTGTGGTGATGACG TCTTTGTTCCGAAGCGCAAGAAAGGTAAAG GTTACCTAAAAGCCAAAGTGAAAACGCAAGGAAAGTGTAAAGGCTTCTGGCGAGCGGAGAAGCGATTCCGCTTCTGGATAAGACACACGGTCAAGACGCAATGGTTCTACTGGTTCGTCATAGTGCTGGTGTTCTTCAACACCGTCTGCGTTGCGGTTGAACACTACGGACAACCGAACTGGCTGACACAGTTTTTGT ACTATGCGGAGTACGTGTTTCTCGGGCTGTTCATGATGGAGATGTGGATCAAGATGTACGCCCTGGGGCCTCGGATCTACTTTGAGTCATCGTTCAACCGGTTCGATTGTGTCGTTATTAGCGGTTCCATTTTTGAGGTCGTCTGGTCCGAGGTGAAGGGCGGATCGTTCGGGTTGTCCGTGCTGCGTGCGTTGCGATTGCTGAGGATATTTAAG GTCACAAAGTACTGGTCCTCGCTGCGCAATCTCGTCATCTCGCTGCTCAACTCGATGCGCTCCATCATTTCACTGCTGTTCCTGCTCTTCCTGTTCATACTGATCTTCGCCCTGCTCGGCATGCAGCTGTTCGGTGGTCAGTTCAATCTGCCCGACGGCACCCCGCCGACCAACTTCAACACGTTCCCGATCGCACTGCTGACCGTGTTCCAGATCCTGACCGGCGAGGATTGGAACGAGGTCATGTACCAGGGCATCGAGTCGCAGGGAGGCCACAAGAAGGGCATGATCTACTCGCTGTACTTCATCATTCTGGTGCTGTTCGGTAACTACACGCTGCTGAACGTGTTCTTGGCTATCGCGGTCGACAATTTGGCCAACGCACAGGAGCTCACCGCCGCCGAGGAGGAGCAGCTCGAGGAGAACAAGGAGAAGCAGCAGATGGAGCTGGACAAGGAGATGGAGGCGCTGCACATGCAGAACGATGGTTCGCCGCCCCGCGTCGAAGTGTCCAGCCCGTCGCCGACGCGAGGCAACGGGAGCGGTGGCAGCACAAAGAGCAAGAAAAAGGACgaagagaaggaggaggacgacgacgagatACCGGACGGGCCGAAGCCGATGCTGCCGTACTCGTCGATGTTTGTGCTGTCACCAACGAATCC GATACGCTGTGGCGCACATTGGGTGGTGAACCTGCGGTACTTTGACTTCTTCATCATGGTCGTCATCTCGCTGTCCTCGATCGCGCTCGCCGCGGAGGACCCGGTCGAGGAGGACTCGCCGCGGAATAAGATTCTTAACTTTTTCGATTACGCCTTCACTGGCGTGTTCACGATCGAGATGCTGCTGAAGATCGTCGATCTCGGCGTGATACTGCACCCGGGCAGCTATCTGCGCGAGTTCTGGAACGTCATGGACGCGGTGGTCGTGATCTGTGCGGCCGTCAGCTTCGGCTTCGACATGACCGGCAGCAGTGCCGGCCAGAACCTTTCCACAATCAAATCGCTCCGGGTGCTGCGCGTGCTGCGCCCGctgaaaacaatcaaacgGGTGCCGAAGCTGAAGGCGGTGTTTGATTGTGTCGTCAACTCGCTCAAGAACGTGATCAACATCCTGATCGTGTACATACTGTTCCAGTTCATCTTCGCCGTCATTGCGGTGCAGCTGTTCAACGGGAAGTTTTTCTACTGCACCGACGACAGCAAGCACACGAGCGAGGAGTGCAA GGGACACTTTTTCGTGTACGACGGTGCCGATCAACTGCCGCGAAGGGAGCCAAGAGAGTGGAAGACGCAAAGTTTCCACTATGACAACGTGGCGACCGCCATGCTAACACTGTTCGCCGTGCAAACCGGCGAAGGCTGGCCTCA AGTGCTCCAAAACTCGATGGCCGCTACCTACGAAGACAAGGGTCCAATCCAAAACTTTCGCATAGAGATGTCCATATTCTACATAGTGTACTTCATCGTGTTTCCATTCTTCTTTGTTAACATATTCGTGGCCTTGATTATCATTACATTCCAAGAGCAAGGTGAAGCGGAACTGCAGGACGGTGAGATAGATAAAAAtcag AAATCGTGCATAGACTTTACGATAGGTGCTAGGCCTCTGGAGCGTTACATGCCAAACAAGCGGAATAGCTTTAAGTACAAGGTGTGGCGGATCGTCGTCTCGACACCGTTCGAGTACTTCATAATGATGCTGATCGTGTTCAACACGTTACTGCTGATGATGAAG TATCACAATCAAGGAAAAGAGTTTGAGAAATCGTTAAAATATCTCAACATGGGATTTACCGGGATGTTTAGTGTTGAAACTATACTGAAAATAATAGGATTTGGCGTAAAG TTTCACGACGCGCCAACGACACTGATTGATATTCTGAGCTTCATGAATTTGGTATtcaccttcttctttttgctggAAACTATTATGAAACTAATCGCTTATGGATGTAAG AATTTTTTCAAGGACCCTTGGAacattttcgattttataacAGTAATTGGAAGTATTATCGACGCTTTAGTTCTAGAATTAGGG GAAAATTCCTTCAACGTTGGATTCCTAAGACTGTTTCGTGCTGCACGATTAATCAAACTACTGCGACAAGGTTATACAATACGTATATTACTTTGGACATTTGTTCAATCATTCAAAGCACTGCCATATGTCTGTTTGCTGATTGCCATGCTATTTTTTATCTACGCAATTATTGGCATGCAG GTATTTGGGAATATTGAGCTAGATCCTGAATCATCTATCACTAGACACAACAACTTCCGCTCATTTGTCCAAGGGCTGATGCTACTGTTCAG ATGTGCTACGGGCGAGTCGTGGCCGAACATTATGCTGGCATGTCTCAAAGGGAGACCGTGTGACCCGAGAGCTAACAAGCCGAACGAAACGTGCGGCTCAACACTGGCCTACGCATATTTCGTGTCGTTTATCTTTTTCTGTTCGTTTCTT ATGTTGAATCTGTTCGTTGCCGTCATTATGGACAACTTTGACTATCTAACGCGTGATTCCAGTATTCTTGGCGCACATCATCTGGACGAGTTCGTTCGGATATGGGCGGAATATGATCCTAATGCTAC GGGTAAAATTCACTACACTGAAATGTATgatatgttgaaaaacatggATCCTCCCTTGGGATTTGGTAACAAATGTCCCAACCGACTCGCCTACAAAAAGCTCATCCGCATGAACATGCCGCTCGATGCAGAGGGAAAGGTCGCCTTCACGACGACACTGTTTGCGTTGATACGCGAAaacctcaacatcaaaatgCGAACTG CGGAGGAGATGGATCAAGCCGACGCGGAACTGCGGCACACTATTAGCCACATCTGGCCCCTGCAGGCGAAGAAGATGCTCGACCTGCTCGTCCCCCTAAACGAGGAGCTGAACGCGGGCAAGCTTACCGTCGGGAAGATCTATGCCGGATTGCTGATTTTAGAGTCCTGGCGCAACACCAAGTTCGGCCAGGTCGAATCAGATCTGCCG GGAATTGAAGCAAGCATTAATAGCCCAACGGCCCGACAGCCG AAACCGTCCCTGTTCAGCACGATCCTCGATATGGCCGTAATGGAAAAGACGGGCGGTTCGCGCACCGGCTCGCTGAGCCTGGAGAACGGCGAGGGGGTCAGCTCGCAGACCCACCTGCTCTACGGCCACGGTGCCAACGGGAACGGTACGGCCGGCGATGGCAGTGGTGGCGGTGCTGGCGGTGCCGGTGCTGGCGGCGGTGCTGGTGTCGGCGGGCTTGGTGCCGGCCTGGGAAGCGGTCACGACAGCACACTGGACCTGCATGGCAGTAGTTTGGCCAGTCTGGCACGCCGCACCACGATGCGCAAGCGGTCCTTCAG GAACAGAAAG GAGCTGCAGGATGTTTCGAGACAACCGTCCCTCGAGTCGCTGACTCCGGCAGATGGGCATCTGCATCCGGGACACGCTTACCACAACGGGCATCGTCGATCACCGAGCTTGAG ACGGGAGTCTCCGCTGGTGCGCACGCCGAGCCCGCGGAAGCGACATCAACAGCACGAGATCGGTTTCTCCGACACCGTGTCGAACGTGGTGGAAATACAAAAGGAGGAACACAGACGTGGTAGGCATCATTTCGGCTATGCGCACAGGCACAACCGAG GTTCCTGGTCGGCCTCAACCAGCCCCGCCCGTTCGCCGTCGCCCAGTCGATTCGGTGTACATAGTAGTGCCCAGCATCGCAGTAGTAAAGACCGTTCCAAAAACCACCTTGTCCATCAACCGTACGATACGACGATCCTATGCGAACGGTCGCGTTCGCCCAGCCCGGCCCAGCTGCTGCAAGAGCTGCGCGACCGGGACCAAGCCCGGCGGAAGTACCGCAACGGAATGG GTTCCTCAGGGTCTCATGTGCAGCATAGCTATCCGGTGTTGGTGACCCGTCGCCAGGGCCATGGACGTCGGTTGCCGCCCACACCGTGCAAGCCGTCGACGCTACAGCTGAAGCAAACGAACATCAACTTCCCCAAGCTGAACGCTAGCCCGACCCAC ACTGGCCATTCCTCTCACAACACACCGCACAGCGTGCATTCGCTGCCCCAGTCGCGCGAGTTTCTCCGCGAGCCTAGGGAGCGCGACCATGACCGGGATCTGTACTATCGCGAACGGGACCGCGAGCGGGACCGGGAACGCTTCCGGAACAGCCGCGAGCGCAGCCACGAAGACTACAGCGTCCGGTACGAGTTCCGGGATCGCGAGCGGGAGCTGTACGAGCGCGAACGTGAGATCGAGCGCGAGTTTGAGCGCGAGTTCGAAAG GATGGAACACTCTGTCCCGCTGTCGTACGAGCAGGCACTGGCGATGGGCCGCACCGGTGGCCGCGTACTGCCGTCGCCCATTTTGAACGGCTACAAACCGAAGGGCGCCCTTCACTCGAGACACTCCGATTCGGACGACGAGGACTGGTGCTAG